In the Helianthus annuus cultivar XRQ/B chromosome 11, HanXRQr2.0-SUNRISE, whole genome shotgun sequence genome, one interval contains:
- the LOC110890252 gene encoding 11S globulin seed storage protein G3-like produces the protein MASKATLLLALSLLFATCIARQQHQQQNQCQIQNIEALEPIEVIQAEAGVTEIWDANDQQFQCAGVHFIRHRIQPGGLLLPSYVNTPILAFIERGRGIQGVILSGCPETYEYSQEQQFSGQSERRGERLQVDQDRHQKVENVNEGDVVAIPTGTAHWLHNDGNTELVVVVFFDTQNNENQLDEYQRRFFLAGNPQAQSQQQQQQRQPRQQRQGQRQGRPQKAGNIFNGFTVELLAQSFNVDQETAQKLQGQNDQRGHIVNVGQDLQIIRPPQQHHQQQQQGRPRSRQEQGGRAPGRGWSNGVEETICSMKFKVNIDNPSHADFVNPQAGRIANLNSFKFPILEHLQLSADRGELRPNAIQSPHWTINAHNLLYVTEGALRVQIVNNQGNSVFDNELREGQVVVIPQNFAVIKRANEQGSRWVSFKTNDNAMIANLAGRVSAISSMPVDIVANAYQLSREDAQQLKFSQRETVLFAPSFSRGQGIRASA, from the exons ATGGCATCCAAAGCTACTTTGCTCTTAGCTTTATCCCTTCTCTTTGCCACTTGCATTGCCCGGCAACAGCACCAGCAACAGAACCAGTGCCAGATTCAAAACATCGAGGCGCTCGAGCCCATCGAAGTTATCCAAGCTGAAGCCGGTGTCACCGAGATCTGGGACGCCAATGACCAACAGTTCCAGTGTGCCGGTGTTCATTTTATTCGACACCGGATTCAACCTGGTGGCCTTCTCTTGCCATCCTACGTCAACACCCCTATCTTGGCCTTCATCGAAAGag GAAGGGGCATTCAGGGGGTTATATTGTCGGGATGCCCGGAAACCTATGAATATTCACAAGAGCAACAGTTTTCCGGTCAGAGCGAGCGCAGAGGAGAGAGGCTTCAGGTTGATCAGGACCGTCATCAGAAAGTAGAGAACGTAAACGAGGGTGACGTGGTTGCCATCCCCACCGGAACAGCTCACTGGCTTCACAACGACGGCAATACAGAACTTGTGGTCGTCGTCTTCTTCGACACTCAAAACAATGAGAACCAGCTTGATGAATACCAAAGG AGATTCTTCTTAGCCGGAAACCCTCAGGCTCAAagccagcagcagcagcaacaaagACAACCACGCCAACAAAGGCAAGGGCAAAGGCAAGGTCGCCCCCAGAAGGCCGGTAACATCTTCAACGGTTTCACTGTGGAGCTCCTAGCACAATCATTCAACGTCGACCAAGAGACTGCCCAGAAGCTTCAAGGACAAAACGACCAGAGAGGCCACATTGTTAATGTCGGACAAGACCTTCAAATAATCCGCCCACCACAACAGCACCACCAACAACAGCAGCAAGGCAGACCACGCTCTCGCCAAGAGCAAGGCGGACGCGCTCCCGGCAGAGGATGGAGCAACGGTGTGGAAGAGACCATTTGCAGTATGAAGTTCAAAGTGAACATTGACAACCCTTCCCACGCGGACTTTGTAAACCCGCAAGCCGGCCGCATTGCAAACCTCAACAGCTTCAAATTCCCCATTCTCGAGCACCTCCAACTCAGCGCAGATAGAGGCGAACTCCGTCCCAATGCGATCCAATCCCCACACTGGACAATCAACGCCCACAATCTTCTCTACGTAACCGAGGGAGCCTTGAGGGTACAGATCGTCAACAACCAAGGAAATTCAGTTTTCGACAACGAGCTCCGTGAGGGACAGGTGGTGGTGATCCCGCAGAACTTTGCAGTAATCAAGAGAGCCAATGAACAAGGAAGTAGGTGGGTGTCATTCAAGactaatgataacgccatgataGCCAACCTTGCCGGGCGTGTGTCCGCGATCAGCAGCATGCCGGTTGACATTGTCGCGAATGCGTATCAGTTGTCTCGAGAGGATGCTCAGCAGCTCAAGTTTAGCCAGAGGGAGACGGTTTTGTTTGCACCAAGTTTTTCTAGGGGCCAAGGGATCAGGGCTTCGGCTTAA